From the genome of Neomonachus schauinslandi chromosome 5, ASM220157v2, whole genome shotgun sequence, one region includes:
- the SSTR3 gene encoding somatostatin receptor type 3 produces the protein MDAPGYPALVPTTLEPGNTSSAWLLNATLANVSAAPSVAGLAISGVLIPLVYLVVCVVGLLGNSLVIYVVLRHTASPSVTNVYILNLALADELFMLGLPFLAAQNALSYWPFGSLMCRLVMAVDGINQFTSIFCLTVMSVDRYLAVVHPTRSARWRTAPVARTVSVAVWVASAVVVLPVVVFSGVPHGMSTCHMQWPEPAAAWRAGFIIYTAALGFFGPLLVICLCYLLIVVKVRSAGRRVRAPSCQRWRHSERRVTRMVVAVVALFVLCWMPFYVLNIVNVVCPLPEEPAFFGLYFLVVALPYANSCANPILYGFLSYRFKQGFRRVLLRPSRRVRSQEPSAGPPGRTVEGEEEERGEDGEEGAGKQGEGREMNGRVSLIMQPGTSRQERPPSGKASKDKQFLPQEASAGDKPGTLHVSYL, from the coding sequence ATGGACGCCCCTGGCTATCCTGCATTGGTGCCCACAACCTTGGAACCTGGGAACACCTCCTCGGCCTGGCTCCTGAATGCCACCCTGGCAAATGTGTCGGCAGCCCCCAGCGTGGCAGGGCTGGCCATCAGTGGTGTTCTGATCCCACTGGTCTACCTGGTGGTGTGCGTGGTGGGCCTGCTGGGCAACTCCCTGGTCATCTACGTGGTCCTGAGGCATACGGCCAGCCCTTCGGTCACCAATGTCTACATCCTCAACCTGGCCCTGGCCGATGAGCTCTTCATGCTGGGGCTGCCCTTCCTGGCTGCCCAGAACGCCCTGTCCTACTGGCCCTTCGGCTCCCTCATGTGCCGCCTGGTCATGGCCGTGGACGGCATCAACCAGTTCACCAGCATCTTCTGCCTCACCGTCATGAGTGTGGATCGCTACCTGGCCGTGGTGCATCCCACCCGCTCCGCCCGCTGGCGGACGGCGCCCGTGGCCCGCACGGTGAGCGTGGCCGTCTGGGTGGCCTCGGCGGTGGTGGTGCTGCCCGTGGTGGTCTTCTCAGGGGTGCCCCACGGCATGAGCACCTGCCACATGCAGTGGCCTGAGCCGGCGGCCGCCTGGCGCGCCGGCTTCATCATCTACACGGCCGCCCTAGGCTTCTTCGGGCCGCTGCTGGTCATCTGCCTCTGCTACCTGCTCATCGTGGTCAAGGTGCGCTCGGCCGGGCGGCGGGTGCGGGCGCCCTCGTGCCAGCGGTGGCGGCACTCGGAGCGCAGGGTCACGCGCATGGTGGTGGCCGTGGTGGCGCTCTTCGTCCTCTGCTGGATGCCCTTCTACGTGCTCAACATCGTCAACGTGGTGTGCCCGCTGCCCGAGGAGCCCGCCTTCTTCGGCCTCTACTTCCTGGTGGTGGCGCTGCCCTATGCCAACAGCTGTGCCAACCCCATCCTCTACGGCTTCCTCTCCTACCGCTTCAAGCAGGGTTTCCGCAGGGTCCTGCTGCGGCCCTCCCGCCGCGTGCGCAGCCAGGAGCCTTCTGCCGGACCCCCCGGGAGGacagtggagggggaggaggaggagcggggGGAGgacggggaggagggggcagggaagcagggggaggggcgggagatGAATGGCCGGGTCAGCCTCATCATGCAGCCTGGCACCAGCAGGCAGGAGCGGCCGCCCAGCGGCAAGGCCAGCAAGGACAAGCAGTTCCTCCCGCAAGAGGCCTCGGCTGGGGACAAGCCGGGCACACTGCACGTCAGCTATCTGTAG